The region GGGAGAGGAGGTTTGACCACATGCAGCAACACTCAGGTGAGTAACACTAAATGAATAAGGTCAGAGACTGTTGTACATGTTCATTTAGGAGTAACTCCTTTACCAGATTGAACTATGAATGCATGACTATGATCACATATTGCTATTACACGCTTGTTCTAATCATGATTGTTCTCTTCCGCACTCCTAGGTCAACATTTGATCACAGCTTTGgcagatacattttttggaTACAAGACCACATCCTGGTACATCACCACTGCACAGATTCCTTTCTCTGTAACCATAGAAAGCCTGTGAATTTAACTGtcttctgtactttttttttccttcagggAACTGGGGCGTCAGAGAAGCACCATTGAACTGGACACTCCCTCTGTGAAGCCCGCCCAGCTCCAGGCCCTGGAGGAAGCCATAAACGAAAAGATCAGAGCCCATGTCCCTGTAACCGTTCAGCTTCTCTCTATAGATGATCCTGCTGTGGAAAAGGTGCATATACTGACATTGTACTTACTGGTGCTAAAATACAGTCCTCTTAGTGTGCAGTGTGCAATCAATGACTCAAAAGTCAAGGTTTTAGATATTGTTTCAACACACATCTTCTGTTGAATGTACTGCATTGTGactaagaaaaaaagagattttacacgtacagtatgtttcatgagttttgtgtgtgtgtgaaccaggTGAGGAGTCGAGGGCTGCCAGAGGACCATGCAGGGCCCATTCGGATCATTGATATCGAGGGCATCGATGCCAACATGTGCTGTGGAACCCACGTGTCTAACCTTAGTCACTTACAGGTTCACCTTGACCCtctcatgcaaacacacaagcacttaGATGTGCTTCATCCTCATCATTTTAAGACTTCTGAAGTCGTGAAAGTGCACACACATTACTTTACACATATTTATGTCATATTTGTAAGATTAGGTGTACCTCAAGTGATTCTAATAAATGACACAATGTGTGCTTCATTTCTCTTTATGTGAATTTTAGGTAATAAAGCTGCTGGGAActgagaaaggaaagaaaaacaaaaccaacctGATCTTCCTGGCAGGAAACAGGGTATTGAAGTATGCTGAGAAAAGCTACAGCACAGAGCGATCACTGGTGTCTCTCCTGAAGTAAGTTCAAAGTCCAACTTATCAAAATATCACCATTGTGAGTTAAACTCATTCAGAAAGTTTGAAGTGAAAATATCCTTGTCATTGTTCAACAGAACTGGGCCTGATGAGCACATTGAGGCAGTTGACAAGTTGCAGAAGTCTGTTAAGCTGCTACAGAAAGTAAGAACATTTCATTTCTCTTCCAGATGCTCACTCACTACCCATACTGTTGTTTGGGAACTGTAGATAAACAGTTCCTGCTGCCTGCCAAAAGACGTGATTAACTACAGAGAGCTCCATTTAGATGAAAATCTTTCCATTTTGACAagcactgtatatatatatatatatatatatatatatatatatatatatctgcaATGTGTTACATTATAGCAAACATTGACTCCCTAACCATCATAAAATGTCTTGGGCAGACTAACCTGAGCCTGCTACGAGATATGGCTGTCCTCATCGCTCAGAACTTTAAGAACGACCCCCAGAGAGGCAACTTCTTCAGCTTGCACAAGTAAGAGAATCTTCTTCaggtattataccatacattgCCCTGATGTTAAACATTGTAAAATGAGCATTTCAGAAAGAAAATg is a window of Siniperca chuatsi isolate FFG_IHB_CAS linkage group LG20, ASM2008510v1, whole genome shotgun sequence DNA encoding:
- the aarsd1 gene encoding alanyl-tRNA editing protein Aarsd1; translation: MAFQCQRDCYMKEFVTSVVSCCPADLKQEVNGKKETLKGFNVKLQDTILFPEGGGQPDDHGLIGDVPVLRVTRQGPEAVHFVGSPLEVGQEVHVKVDWERRFDHMQQHSGQHLITALADTFFGYKTTSWELGRQRSTIELDTPSVKPAQLQALEEAINEKIRAHVPVTVQLLSIDDPAVEKVRSRGLPEDHAGPIRIIDIEGIDANMCCGTHVSNLSHLQVIKLLGTEKGKKNKTNLIFLAGNRVLKYAEKSYSTERSLVSLLKTGPDEHIEAVDKLQKSVKLLQKTNLSLLRDMAVLIAQNFKNDPQRGNFFSLHKKEGDNEFMNIIANEINTEETLVFLTVGEEKGPGLFVLAGPSGPVAEIGPRVLEILQGKGAGKNGRFQGKANSLARRGEVEAFLQQHCKHRTSEEE